The sequence below is a genomic window from Vigna radiata var. radiata cultivar VC1973A unplaced genomic scaffold, Vradiata_ver6 scaffold_7, whole genome shotgun sequence.
AATCGCCTATGGGGAAGAAGCGAAAGGTAGCACCCAAATCTTCTCAATCTGCTGAACCTCCGCTCAAACATCACCAACCTGAACCCCAAATTGCGCCACCCGAGTACGAGGAAGtcgaagaggaagaagaggaggaagaagaagtagaggaagtagaagaagaggaggaggaggaggaggaggaagaagaagaagacgatgaagagcaacaacagcagcaagACGAGGATGACGACCCGATCGAAAAGCTTCTGGAGCCTTTAAGCAAGGACCAGATCTTAAACCTTCTATGCGAGGCGGCGGCAAATCACCGCGACGTGGCGGACCGGATCCGTAAGGCGGCTGACGAGGATCCCGTGCACAGGAAGATCTTTGTGCACGGGTTGGGGTGGGACACAACCGCGGGTACCCTAATCAGTGCGTTCCGGCAGTACGGAGAGATCGAGGACTGCAAGGCCGTCACGGACAAGGTTTCTGGCAAGTCGAAAGGTTACGGCTTCATCCTCTTCAAGACGCGGCGCGGCGCGCGCAACGCGCTAAAGCAGCCGCAGAAGAAGATCGGCAATCGCATGACGGCGTGCCAGCTGGCGTCCATCGGCCCCGTCAGTGGCAGCCAGAGCCAGCCGCAGGCAATGCCTTCCTCAGCGCCGATGCTGTCATCGTCGGCTTCGGAGTACACGCAGAGGAAGATCTACGTGAGCAACGTCGGTGCGGAACTCGATCCGCAGAAGCTTCTCGTGTTCTTTTCACGGTTCGGGGAAATTGAGGAGGGGCCTTTGGGGCTGGATAAGCTAACAGGAAAACCGAAGgggttttgtttgtttgtttacaGGAGTCCGGAGAGTGCGAAGAGAGCCTTGGAAGAGCCTCATAAGGACTTTGAGGGGCATATTTTGCATTGCCAGAAGGCGATTGATGGGCCCAAGCCTGGGAAGTTGCAGCAGCAGCAACACGGGAACGTGAATGCTCAGGTCCAGCGGACTCAGTTTCAGAGGAATGATACTGCCAATGCAGGTGGCGCGTATGTTGGTAGTGCTGCAGCAGCGCAGCCGGGACACTTGATGGCTCCCGCTGGGCCAGGGATTGGGTTTAACCAAGCGGCGTTGAATCCGGCGTTGGGGCAGGCGTTGACGGCCCTCCTGGCATCGCAAGGGACGTTGGGGTTGAATTTGTTGGGGAGTATTGGAACGAGTGCTGCGGTGAACCCTGGTGTGCCT
It includes:
- the LOC106753906 gene encoding UBP1-associated protein 2A, with the protein product MGKKRKVAPKSSQSAEPPLKHHQPEPQIAPPEYEEVEEEEEEEEEVEEVEEEEEEEEEEEEEDDEEQQQQQDEDDDPIEKLLEPLSKDQILNLLCEAAANHRDVADRIRKAADEDPVHRKIFVHGLGWDTTAGTLISAFRQYGEIEDCKAVTDKVSGKSKGYGFILFKTRRGARNALKQPQKKIGNRMTACQLASIGPVSGSQSQPQAMPSSAPMLSSSASEYTQRKIYVSNVGAELDPQKLLVFFSRFGEIEEGPLGLDKLTGKPKGFCLFVYRSPESAKRALEEPHKDFEGHILHCQKAIDGPKPGKLQQQQHGNVNAQVQRTQFQRNDTANAGGAYVGSAAAAQPGHLMAPAGPGIGFNQAALNPALGQALTALLASQGTLGLNLLGSIGTSAAVNPGVPAAGAGVQSGYSAQSNISPGVIGGYGAQVGLQAAYPNPNQQIGQSGSGRGQYGGGGAPYMGH